The Syntrophorhabdaceae bacterium genome includes the window ATTTGCCACGGAGGTCCTCTATGGGTAAGAAAAAGTTTGAACGGACGAAACCACATGTGAACATAGGAACCATCGGACATATAGATCACGGGAAGACCACCCTGACGAGTGCCATTACCCGGTGTCTTTCCCA containing:
- a CDS encoding GTP-binding protein, coding for MGKKKFERTKPHVNIGTIGHIDHGKTTLTSAITRCLS